ATGCCCGACCCCCTCACACAACAAAATGTATTTTACGGCACACCCTACAAAGATGATAACGATGCCGACAAAGCCGAACTCAATAATGTACGCATACAAGTGGATATGCCGTGCAGCTACAAAAATGGCTTTTTTGTATTGGAAAACGACTACGCCATTGCCAGCGACCACTCAGCACCCACCGGCGCACCTGCCAAAAGCCCAATACCCGAATTTATGTTTACTCGCGCCGAGCAGGGTTTTGAAGATGTAAATGCTTATTATCATGTCGTCAGTTTTCAGCAATATGTCCGCAGTTTGGGATTTGAGAATTTATACAGCAAAATAAAAATAGATGCGCACGGCAGCAATGGCGAAGACAATTCTTTTTTCAACCCGGGTGCTGCTCCCAATGATGAACGGCTTACCTTTGGCGAAGGCGGCGTTGATGATGCCGAAGATGCCGATGTGGTGATTCACGAATATACGCACGCTTTGTCGCACTATGCTTCGCCCTACACCAATGACGGCACCGAACGCCGCTCTATTGATGAGGCTTTCGGCGATTATATCGCCTGCTCTTTTTCGCGGTCTTTGAGCGAATTTTCATGGATGCGGACGTTCACATGGGACGGACACAATGAATTTTGGAGTGGGCGTTTCAGCAACAGCACCAAGCATTATCCCGAAGACAACAAAGAAGATATTTATTATCGCAGCGAAATATTATCTTCGGTGTTGATGGAATTGTGGGAAGAATTGGGCAGAGAGGTCAGCGATAAGTTGTTGTTGCAAACTTTGTACAGTTCAGCAAGTAATATCACTATGAAAAATGTGGCGCGCGCTTATGCCGATGCCGATATAATGCTGTACAACGGTGCTCATCTCAAAACCATTATTCCTTATTTCTACAAAAGAGGTTTGTGGGATTATGTCGCCGATGCCGGAGCCGACCGTGATGTTTGTTTGGGCGATACCGTAATATTGGGCAATGAATTGATTTTACCTTTAAATGCCACCGTAAAATGGTCGCCTGCTATCGGATTGGAAAATACTAATTCGGCGGTGGTGGTGGCTGCGCCCAGCCGCACCACTACTTATTGGGTAACAGTAACCGACAGCGACAATTTGGTGTTTGTGGATTCGGTTCGTATTACTACTGCCGTGTGTGTGGATAGCATCGCCCGAAGCGGAAAAATAGAATTGCTCAATTCGGGGCAGTTTGCGATAAGTGGCAATATTTTGTGGTTGCGTTTTCCTGAAAATACTACTTCAGCAGAGGCGGCATTGTGGGATATGAAAGGCGCGTTGCTGGGGCAATGGCAGCAAAATTCGGGCGATTTGATGCTCATTGAAGCTGCTCATTTACCCAAAGGTGTATATCTATTATCGGTAAAAAGTAACCTCCATGAGCAAAGTTTTCAACTGATGCGTTTGGAATAGCGCAATTTTCCGGCTTTGCGGTTGGTATCTTTTTCACCGCTAAGGTACTAAGGCGCGGAGTTGTTTTTTTCTTCTTTCTCTTTGCGGCTCTGCGACTTTGCAGTTTTGGTAGCTTTTTTTTCACCGCTAAGGTACTAAGGCGCGGAGTTGTTTTAGATAATATATCATTTTAAGATGATGTGTTTATAAAGTATTTTTCCGTTTTTGGTCTGACGAACAACTATCAAATAAATGCCTGAATGTAAATAAGAAGTATCTATATACAATTGATTATTTGGAGTATCGGGTGTTGTTTTATGAATTAGTTTGCCGTCTAAAGTATAGATACAGGCTTCAATATCAGTAGTCGGCAAATCTTCAAAAAGAAGTATATTGCCATTATAAAAAGGAGTGAGATAAGTTTCTTCTTCCAAACCCACAGAAGTAGCATCACAATCAATGTCAGGAGAGTAGCTCCATTGTCCTTCGTTTGTAAAGGCTTCATACTGAATATTATATTCCGCATCTTCGTAGCAATGCACATAGCGAAATACGGGATTATCGGCAAAACGGGGTATGAGTAAGGGGGTGAATGAAGGATATGCACCACTTGGAAAATCAATCCACTTCCAAAAATAGGTATCATAAAAGGGGTTTTCTTCTGTTCCCAACCATTCTACATTGCGATATATCCATTCGCTGCTTACATACTGCCGTCTTATATTTTTCCCATTTATAGGTACTATTGTTATGGAATCTACCGTTACAGTAATTTTTCCAACTAACACTTGTTGTTGAGTAACATAGTCGTAAGATATAAAAGAATAATCCCAGTTATCGCCCTCATTAGCATTGAATATATAAAGTGGAAAAAATACTCCATTATCAACAAATTTTACAGTATCATTTTTTTGGTGTAATATTCCGGTGAGTGTATTTTCCATATCACTCATTTTTTTACATATATTACCATCAATTAATGTATCTCCCAATATGGTTATTGGCGAATGATGATATTCATCTTTTCCTTCTTCATTAGATACAATTAATAGACTCCACTTCGCGCCAATGGGCGCAAACTCGGCGGTGCTTTGGGCGCGGGCTACGAGGGGAAATGGTGGTGTTTCATAATAAAAGTTTTAAATAAAAAATAGCCAGGCGCGTAAATTGTTTTGTTCTTTTCATAAAGAAAAATGAGTTTGCGGCTCTGCGACTTTGCGGTTGGTACTCTTTTTTTTCACCGCTAACAGCCAAGGCGCAGTTGTTGTTTTGCTGTGGGATAACGATGCTATTTCGCTGCATTGAACTTGACTAAAGGTAAAGCATCTTTTCAAAAAGTGGATAGTGGATTTTGTCATTTTTTTGTAAAAAAATATTACCGACACTTATGAGGTGTCGGTAATATCAAAAAATATAAAATATCAAAAATCAGATACAAAAAAATGGCTCTGCTAATGATCTTCTTGGTGCTGAGTATCTTTTTTGTGTTGATCTGCCAATTCTTGCTGGATATTGAAAGGCACAGGGGCATAGTTGTCAAATTGCATTTTGTATTTGGCTTTGCCTTGTGTAATAGAGCGCAAGGTGGCTGAATAATCGTGCATTTCGGCTAAGGGTATGCGGGCAATGATTTTTTGATAGTGTCCTTCTGCTTCCATACCTTCAATGATGCCGCGCCGTGTTTGCAGGTCGCTCATTACGTCTCCCATAGCTTCGCTGTCCACTAATACTTCCACATGATAAATCGGCTCTAACACCTGTGGTTGCGCATCTTGAAATGCCTCTTTGAATGCCATCATACCTGCAATTTTAAAAGCCATATCGTTGGAGTCCACCGAGTGCATTTTGCCGTCATACACACTTACCCGAATATCGCGCACATAACTGCCCGTGATGGGACCATTTTCCATTTTTTCAATAATACCTTTGGTAATGGCACTCATAAAGCGCGTATCAATAGCACCGCCTACGACACAATTATTAAATACCAACTTGCCACCCCAGGGCATGAGGTGTTCGTCGGTATGGCGTACCTGAATACCGGCAGGCGGCGGCATGTGCTCGTGGTAAGGCTCTATGAGCAGGTGCACTTCCGCAAATTGTCCTGCCCCGCCGCTTTGTTTTTTGTGGCGATAAATGGAGCGTGCCTCTTTTTGTATGGTTTCGCGATAAGGAATACGCGGTGGCTCAAAATTGATTTGTATTTTGTAGTTGTGTTCTATTTTCCATTTTGCCACATTGAGGTGGAGTTCGCCCTGTGCGTGCAAGATGGTTTGTTTTAGCTCCTGCGAATGTTCTACATGCAAAGTGGGGTCTTCTTCTTGCAAAACGTGCAATGCCGTTGCCAATTTTTCTATATCTGCCTTGTTTGGCGTAGTGATGGCTGTGCGCACTCGCGGTGCCGGAAACTGTATTTGTGTAATATGAAAAGGCTGACCTTTGGGGTGCAATGTATTATTGGTATGTGTGTTTTTGAGCTTTACCGTAGCACCGATGTCGCCGGCGTGGAGTTCGGAGATGTTTTCACGGTTTTTGCCGTTCATCAAAAACAAATGCGAGATGCGTTCCACCGCTCCCGTCTGCGAATTGACAAGTTCGTCGCCGTTGTGTACTACTCCCGAATATACTTTAAAAAACGACATATCGCCCAAATGCGGCTCGGAGATGGTTTTATACACAAACAATACCGCCGATCCTTTGGGGTCGCAGGCTAAGGTTTTCCCGCTTTCGCGCAATACGGGCGGCGCATCGGAAGCAGCCGGAGCTACATCATTCAAAAATCCCATAATGCGCCCACTGCCCATATCTTTGGTTGCCGAACAACAAAACAAAGGAAATATATCGTGGTGCACCATGGCTAATTTTAAGCCGCGTGTCATTTCTTCTTCCGTCAGCTCACCTTTTTCAAAATAAAGTTCCATCAAAGAGTCGTCGTGTTCGGCAATGGCTTCTACCAATTCTTTATGGAGTGTTTCGGCGCGCTCGACTTCGGACGCAGGAATGGGTTTTTTGATAGGTTTGCCGCCATTGGCATCAAATTCATACAGCGTCATTTTGAGTACGTCAATAATAGCATTAAAACCCGTACCCGCATTGAGAGGATATTGAACAATGGCTATATTTCTGCCAAAACGGTCTTTGGCTTGCTCTACGGTTTTGTCATAGTCGGCTTTTTCGTGGTCTAATTGGTTCACCACCAATATCATCGGCGTTTTAAATTGCTCGGTATATTCCCAAATAATTTCTGTTCCTACTTCTACTCCATTCTGAGCATTGAGCACCATCACGCCGGTATCTGCCACACGCAACGCCGACACCACCTCTCCTACAAAATCATCAAAACCCGGCGTATCAATAATATTGATTTTACTGTCTTTCCAAGCAGTGTGCAAAAGCGTGCTGAACAAAGAACTGCCACGTTCGCGCTCTAATTCGTGATAATCGGAAGTGAGCGTTCCGGCATCGGTGGTGCCGCGCCGATTTAGTAATCCCGCTTCGTAGAGCATACACTCGGCGAGTGTGCTTTTGCCACTGCCCGAATGCCCCAAAAGCGTAATGTTTTTAATGTTGGGGGTGTGATAAACTTTCATAAGAACGCTATGTTTTTTATAAAATAAAATAAAGCCGAATATAGCAATTTTTTTGCAGATGCCAAAAAATAAAAATGCTGCTCTGCCATTGCTGTTTTTTTCTGCCGCAAAAAAAATTAACCTGTCGTAAAAAAACCCTTCGTACTGCGCTTTACTTTTGCCGTATATTTCGCAAAAATAAATATGACACAAAAAATTGCTCCGCTACAAGTCGGCGATACCGTTGCACTTATCAGCACGGCTCGTGCTTTTGATGCTGTTTCGCTACAGCCCGCCATTGCCCTACTGCATCAGTGGGGTTTGAAATGCAAAGTGGGCAGAAGCATCGGCGCACGGCAGCATCAATTTGCCGGTGATGACGACTTCCGCGCCGCCGACCTGCAAATGATGTTAGATGACGACAACATCAAAGCGATATGGTTTGCCAAAGGTGGCTACGGCACCGTGCGCATCTTGGATAAAGTTGATTTTTCGCGCTTTTACCGCCACCCCAAATGGCTCATCGGTTATAGCGACCTCACCGCTTTGTTTGGTCATATTGCCGCACGCCGCTCCCGACTACCCTTGCTGCACGCCACTATGCCTACTTCGCTTGCTAACACCGATATGGCGGCTCTCGATGCTTTGAAAAATACACTTTTCGGCGAAAAAATGACCTATCACCTGCCGCCGCACCCGCTTCAACGGGGCGGTGTGGTATCTGCTGCCCCCCTGATAGGCGGCAATTTGTCGGTTTTGTACAGCTTGCTCGGCAGCAGTTCGGAGGCAAGCTGGAAAGGCAAAATTTTGTTTCTGGAAGATATTGACGAATACCTCTATCATATTGACAGAATGATGTGCAACCTGCAACGCAGTAGAAAACTGGCACAATTGGCGGCATTGGTAGTGGGTGGTTTTACGGATATGAACGACAATAGTGTAGCTTTCGGAAAATCTGCTGAAGCTATCATTGCCGAACATTGCAGCAGCTACCAATTTCCTGTTGCTTTTGGTATGGCAGCAGGGCATCAAAGCAATAATTTTCCTTTAAAATTGGGCGCATTGTGGCAACTCCATGTAATGCCCACCGGAGCAACTCTGAAAGAATTATACTAAAATTAGATAAAAGATGTGTGCTTTTTGGGTGCGCAAACCTTAATTATAATTACTGAACCTTGTTTTTTGAACACGGATTTGATGGATTGAACAGATTTTCTCCGATCAAAAATCTTTGATGCTCATCTGTTTCATCATTTATCATATAAAAAGCAGACGAACCTTAGCCTGTATAATGAATATGTGCAGTAAATAAATTATTTTAGTATAAAAATCCCTTATTTATAAGGCAAATATTAATAACTCTTTATTATTGCAACTATTGTTGGAGGGTAGCCGAGGGGTGGGGGGGGGTACCTATGGGGGTACCCCCCCCTACCTATATAAGTACCCCCCCCTACCTCAGAACTCGGTTAGCTCACTTCTGAACTCGGTTAGCTCACCTCAGAACTCGGTTAGCTCACTTCTGAACTCGGTTAGCTCACCTCAGAACTCGGTTAGCTCACCTCAGAACTCGGTTAGCTCACCTCAGAACTCGGTTAGCTCTCCTCAGAACTCGGCTAACTCACCTCTAAACTCGGTTAGCTCACCTCAGAACTCGGTTAGCTCACCTCAGAACTCGGCTAACTCACCTCTAAACTCGGTTAGCTCACCTCAGAACTCGGTTAGCTCACCTCAGAACTCGGTTAGCTCACCTCAGAACTCGGTTAGCTCACCTCAGAACTCGGCTAACTCACCTCCGAACTCGGTTAGCTTACTTCTGAACTCGGTTAGCTTACTTCTGAACTCGGTTAGCTTACTTCTGAACTCGGTTAACTCACTTCTGAACTCGGTTAACTCACTTCTGAACTCGGTTAACTCACTTCTGAACTCGGTTAACTCACTTCTGAACTCGGTTAACTCACTTCTGAACTCGGTTAACTCACTTCTGAACTCGGTTAACTCACTTCTGAACTCGGTTAACTCACTTCTGAACTCGGTTAACTCACTTCTGAACTCGGTTAACTCACTTCTGAACTCGGTTAACTCACTTCTGAACTCGGTTAACTCACTTCTGAACTCGGTTAACTCACTTCTGAACTCGGTTAACTCACTTCTGAACTCGGTTAACTCACTTCTGAACTCGGTTAACTCACTTCTGAACTCGGTTAACTCACTTCTGAACTCGGTTAACTCACTTCTGAACTCGTTAACTCACTTCTGAACTCGTTAACTCACTTCTGAACTCGGTTAACTCACTTCTGAACTCGGTTAACTCCTTCTGAACTCGGTTAACTCACTTCTGAACTCGGTTAACTCACTTCTGAACTCGGTTAACTCACTTCTGAACTCGGTTAACTCACTTCTGAACTCGGTTAACTCACTTCTGAACTCGGTTAACTCACTTCTGAACTCGGTTAACTCACTTCTGAACTCGGTTAACTCACTTCTGAACTCGGTTAACTCACTTCCTGAACTCGGTTAACTCACTTCTGAACTCGGTTAACTCACTTCTGAACTCGGTTAACTCAGTTTTTTTTTAACTTTGACAAATTTTTGAACTTTGTCAAAGTGGTGGGCAACAAAAAAACCTACCTATCCTCTAATCCTAAAAATAAAGGTTCAGACAAATGGAAGTTGGCGGTAATTTGAAATGAGACAAATCTTAATCATAATAGCAATAGCATTAATTGGATGTCAGACGGAAAAGACAGAAACTTCCGTTGACTTCAAAACAACTGTTTTCAATTTGGACAGCCCTAAAGATTCAATCAGTTTTGCGGATTGGCAGGAAACTCATTTATCAAATCAAACCAGCCAAAAAATTGACACCTTATTATTTTCACAAGACACTATTGCAGTTGGTGAACTGTATTATTCTGACGACCAGTTTTTAGTTTATGGATATTGTCAGGGAGAATTTGGCGGTGCTTTGATGTTTCAAGCAAGAGAATCAAAGGACTCAATTTATTATCTTGAATGCACTTGCCCCGTAATGATAGACAAAAGAGATGATGGCTATTACATTACAGAATCTTTGGCTCATATAGATGGATTCGGAAAAGTTCAATGTTTAAAATATCCTAAAGAGTTAGTAAATGTTCATATAGATAGCCTAAGAACAGAATGGAAAGTCAAAAAGTATCCTGACCTAACCGAACATGAAATATGGAAAAAACTTGAAAACCAAGGAACCGTTTTAATTGACACCATTGGATTAACTTTCAGTATGTTTTTTCCTTATGATAATGAAAATTACCTGATTTTTTCTGACTATCAAAACACCTATCTCGGGTTATTAACCACAAATAGCCTAAAAACTGTGGATACTTTATTGAACCTACCTACTTGGACATATAATGATGCACTGAATGACAAAATAAACGGTTATTATCACTACAACTTCAGACGAAGAAGTGATTACAGTAATGACAAAATTATACAAAAAACCGTTTCTTCGGGTGACATATTCGCAAAAGGCGATTCAATAGTAATCGCTTATAGATTTAATGAGACGACTGAAAATAAATAAAAAACTACTGCCAACAATGGTTAAAAAATCATAGCTGCCCTTCGGAACAGTAACGCTTTTTAGCCGAGCCGTTGTGAAAAACAAAAATCCTGTCTATCCCTTCATCCTAAAAATAAAGGTTCAGGCAAATGGAAGTTTTGAACTCGGTTAGCTTATACCATTAAAACAACTATTTGGCATAGTTATTATGGTATGGTAATTATGTCATTACCCATAGAACTTATCATAAAAGAGTCAGCAGATTACCTAAAACAGCTACATAAAAAGCCAAAAGGAAGGGCGTTTCTAAAATAAAGATGTTGATGAATATCCAAAGCGGTATCCACCACAATCATCTTCTTGCCATCAAGTCAGGGGCTTCTGTGCGTTCGATAAACAGGTGGAAAGCTACTTACCAATCGCAGGGACTTGATGGATTGCTCAGGGACAATAGAGGTGGTGATTTCCGTAGCCAACTCGAGACAGCAGACAAGGAGCGGATATCGCAAAAGCTAAAAGATCCCAAGAATGGGTTGCGCACCTACAAAGAAGCACAGCAGTGGCTGAAGTCGGAGTTGGGTATTGAAAAGCAATACAATACGGTAAGGATGTATCTGAAGCGAAACTTTGGCACAAAACTCAAGGTGGGTAGAAAAAGCCATATCAAAAAGGACGAAGCGGCGGTTGATACTTTTAAAAAAAACTTATCAAACACGCAGAAGGCATTAAAAATAAGGAGTTTCGTCTTTCAGGCTGCCAGTGTATAAATATTTATGTTGCTGACGAAAGCAGGGTCGGGTTATTGCCCAATATAAGACGATGCCTTACCGCAAAGGGCGTAAAACCCATCGTAGCTTACCAACATCGCTTCCAAAACTTCTATCTCTTTGGTGCCTATTCCCCCATCAACGGAGACAATCTTACCTTAGAAATGCCTTACTGTAATACGGTCTGCTTTCAAATATTTATAGATAAACTCTCCGTACAAAAGCCTGAAGAATTCAAGATAATTCTACTTGACAATGGTGCTTTTCACCACAGCCGACAATTGGTAATTCCTAAAAATATTCATCTGTTGTTTATTCCTCCTTACTCTCCCGAATTAAACCCCGCAGAGATGATATGGCGATTCATCAAGGGCAAAACTGCTAACATTATTTGCAAAGATCTGGAAGAACTCTCCGCCAAAGTCACTGATATTATCAACGATATGAGTAACGTTATCATTCAATCCATTACAGGTTGGAAACTTTTTACAAACTGTGCCTTTTAGATGTTTATTTGGTATTAGTTCTCAGAACGGGCGTGTTGGAGGTAAAAAAAATCGCCTCTTTTCTAAAAAAGAGACGATTGAAAAAAACTGAATATAAAACCAATTTTATTTATTGTTCACTCTGCTGTCCGTGGCAGTTTTTGTATTTTTTGCCGCTACCGCAAGGGCAGGGGTCGTTGCGTCCGATTTTAGGACCTACGCGCACAGGAGCAGGCGGCGGCATAGAGGGACGTGTCCGCTGCTGCTGCGAAGCATCGGCACTTTCGGCGGTTTCGTCGCCCACCTCACTGCGCGAAGTACGCAATTGTGTATTATTAGAGCCTTCGTTGAGTTGGCGGGGTCGAGTACCTTCCAAAGAGCTGGTGACTTCGGTAGCTACTACGGTTTCAGGGGTTTCTTGCTGCACCATCAGTCCGGCACGGAACAAAAACGCCGCCACCTCACGATTCACTTCTTGTACCATTTGTTTAAACAACTGAAAAGCCTCCAATTTATAAATCAGAAGCGGGTCTTTTTGTTCGTGCACTGCCATTTGCACCGCCTGTTTGAGTTCGTCCATCTGGCGCAGATGCTCTTTCCAAGCCTCATCAATAAAAGCGAGCGATGCTGATTTTTCCAAAGCCGCCCAAGCTGCCGCCCCCTGCGTATCAAAAGCATCTTTGAGGGTGGTGGTAATTTGCATAGCGTGTTTGCCGTCGGTAAACGGAAACACTAAATTTTGAATAGTATGATTGGGCGTAGAAAACACATTTTGGATAAACGGAAATACCGTTTGTGCGATATGCTGGCTTTTGCGCTTATAAAGAGCCAAGGCTTCGTGATAGAGTTTATCAATCAAAACTTCGGGTTTGCGGGTGCTTTTAAATTCGCTTTCGGTAATTTCGGTATCTAACGAGAAGAATCGCAGCACATCTATATTAAAGTTTTCAAAATCGGCGGCGGGCAAATGGGTATTTACCAAATCGGTGGCGAGTTCATAAAACATATTGTACAAATCCACCTGCAAACGCTCGCCCATCAAAGCATTGCGGCGGCGGGTATAGATAACGGTACGTTGTGAGTTCATCACGTCATCATACTCCAACAAGCGTTTGCGCACGCCAAAGTTATTTTCTTCCACTTTTCTCTGCGCGCGCTCAATGGATTTGGTAATCATAGAATGTTGAATTACTTCGCCTTCTTTGTAGCCCATTTTATCCATTACATTGGCAATACGCTCCGAGCCAAACAAGCGCATCAGGGTATCATCTAACGACACATAGAACTGCGAAGTACCCGGATCGCCCTGACGACCGGCGCGTCCGCGCAACTGTCTGTCCACGCGGCGGCTGTCGTGGCGTTCTGTGCCGATAATCGCCAATCCGCCTGTTTCTTTCACGCCTGCACCCAATTTAATATCCGTACCGCGCCCTGCCATATTGGTAGCAATGGTAACAGTTCCGGCAATACCGGCTTCTGCAACAATTTCGGCTTCGCGAGCGTGTTGTTTGGCATTGAGTACATTGTGTTTAATGTTTTTCATGGTGAGCATGCGGCTCAAAAGCTCCGACACATCTACGGCAGTAGTACCCACCAGCACCGGACGACCCGCATCTTGCAAGCGCACGATTTCATCAATAACGGCGGCGTATTTTTCTTTTTTGGTACGATACACCAAATCATCTTTATCATTTCTGGAAATTTTTCGGTTGGTAGGAATCACCACACAATCCAGCTTATAAATATCCCAAAATTCCTGCGCTTCGGTTTCGGCAGTACCCGTCATACCTGCCAATTTGTGATACATACGAAAATAATTCTGCAAAGAAATAGTGGCATAAGTTTGGGTAGCTGCTTCTATGGTCACATTTTCTTTGGCTTCTATGGCTTGGTGCAAGCCGTCAGAATATCGGCGACCTTCCAAAATACGCCCCGTTTGCTCATCTACTATTTTCACTTTGCCGTCCATCACCACATATTCCACATCTCTTTCAAAAAGGGCATAAGCCTTCAACAATTGCTGCACCGAGTGTATGCGCTCCGACTTGATAGCATAGTTGTTTACGATTTGGTCTTTAGCATTGATTTTTTCTTCGGAAGAAAGTTCAGTATTGCGTTCCAAATCCGCCAGTTCCGACCCCATATCGGGCAATATAAAGAAGGTGGGGTCTTCGCCGGAATAAGTGATGAGTTCAATTCCTTTTTCGGTTAAGTCCACGCTGTTGTTGCGCTCATCAATGGTAAAATACAATTCACGGTCAGCAATGGGCATTTTCTTTTGTTGCTCCTGCAAGAAGTAGTTTTCTGTTTTTTGCAAAAGTACTTTCATACCTGACTCTCCCAAAAATTTGATAAGAGCACCATT
Above is a genomic segment from Sphingobacteriales bacterium containing:
- a CDS encoding elongation factor G, with the protein product MKVYHTPNIKNITLLGHSGSGKSTLAECMLYEAGLLNRRGTTDAGTLTSDYHELERERGSSLFSTLLHTAWKDSKINIIDTPGFDDFVGEVVSALRVADTGVMVLNAQNGVEVGTEIIWEYTEQFKTPMILVVNQLDHEKADYDKTVEQAKDRFGRNIAIVQYPLNAGTGFNAIIDVLKMTLYEFDANGGKPIKKPIPASEVERAETLHKELVEAIAEHDDSLMELYFEKGELTEEEMTRGLKLAMVHHDIFPLFCCSATKDMGSGRIMGFLNDVAPAASDAPPVLRESGKTLACDPKGSAVLFVYKTISEPHLGDMSFFKVYSGVVHNGDELVNSQTGAVERISHLFLMNGKNRENISELHAGDIGATVKLKNTHTNNTLHPKGQPFHITQIQFPAPRVRTAITTPNKADIEKLATALHVLQEEDPTLHVEHSQELKQTILHAQGELHLNVAKWKIEHNYKIQINFEPPRIPYRETIQKEARSIYRHKKQSGGAGQFAEVHLLIEPYHEHMPPPAGIQVRHTDEHLMPWGGKLVFNNCVVGGAIDTRFMSAITKGIIEKMENGPITGSYVRDIRVSVYDGKMHSVDSNDMAFKIAGMMAFKEAFQDAQPQVLEPIYHVEVLVDSEAMGDVMSDLQTRRGIIEGMEAEGHYQKIIARIPLAEMHDYSATLRSITQGKAKYKMQFDNYAPVPFNIQQELADQHKKDTQHQEDH
- a CDS encoding IS630 family transposase, whose amino-acid sequence is MPNIRRCLTAKGVKPIVAYQHRFQNFYLFGAYSPINGDNLTLEMPYCNTVCFQIFIDKLSVQKPEEFKIILLDNGAFHHSRQLVIPKNIHLLFIPPYSPELNPAEMIWRFIKGKTANIICKDLEELSAKVTDIINDMSNVIIQSITGWKLFTNCAF
- the secA gene encoding preprotein translocase subunit SecA, translated to MSFFGKIITSLFGGDKKEKDIKELTPYIKKINEEYDKLQHISHDELRLKTLFFKEQVQIYISSLNQEIAAARQRAASPEVSPEEKEVIFKQVDVLNKQRNEKIEEVLMQLLPQAFAVVKQTARRFKENTSLSVRATDLDRQLAAIRPHIIIEGDTAHYKNAWMAAGNLITWDMLHYDVQLIGGVVLHQGKISEMATGEGKTLVATLPAYLNAIAGEGVHIVTVNNYLSLRDSEWMGGLFNFLGLTVDCIDRHQPNSEARRRAYAADITYGTNNEFGFDYLRDNMCRQPGELVQKKHHYAMVDEVDSVLIDDARTPLIISGPVEQGDRHEFDQLKPRIEKLVEAQRRLVTQCLSEAKQLITEGKTDEQSGGLMLFRAYRGLPKNGALIKFLGESGMKVLLQKTENYFLQEQQKKMPIADRELYFTIDERNNSVDLTEKGIELITYSGEDPTFFILPDMGSELADLERNTELSSEEKINAKDQIVNNYAIKSERIHSVQQLLKAYALFERDVEYVVMDGKVKIVDEQTGRILEGRRYSDGLHQAIEAKENVTIEAATQTYATISLQNYFRMYHKLAGMTGTAETEAQEFWDIYKLDCVVIPTNRKISRNDKDDLVYRTKKEKYAAVIDEIVRLQDAGRPVLVGTTAVDVSELLSRMLTMKNIKHNVLNAKQHAREAEIVAEAGIAGTVTIATNMAGRGTDIKLGAGVKETGGLAIIGTERHDSRRVDRQLRGRAGRQGDPGTSQFYVSLDDTLMRLFGSERIANVMDKMGYKEGEVIQHSMITKSIERAQRKVEENNFGVRKRLLEYDDVMNSQRTVIYTRRRNALMGERLQVDLYNMFYELATDLVNTHLPAADFENFNIDVLRFFSLDTEITESEFKSTRKPEVLIDKLYHEALALYKRKSQHIAQTVFPFIQNVFSTPNHTIQNLVFPFTDGKHAMQITTTLKDAFDTQGAAAWAALEKSASLAFIDEAWKEHLRQMDELKQAVQMAVHEQKDPLLIYKLEAFQLFKQMVQEVNREVAAFLFRAGLMVQQETPETVVATEVTSSLEGTRPRQLNEGSNNTQLRTSRSEVGDETAESADASQQQRTRPSMPPPAPVRVGPKIGRNDPCPCGSGKKYKNCHGQQSEQ
- a CDS encoding winged helix-turn-helix domain-containing protein, encoding MLMNIQSGIHHNHLLAIKSGASVRSINRWKATYQSQGLDGLLRDNRGGDFRSQLETADKERISQKLKDPKNGLRTYKEAQQWLKSELGIEKQYNTVRMYLKRNFGTKLKVGRKSHIKKDEAAVDTFKKNLSNTQKALKIRSFVFQAASV
- a CDS encoding LD-carboxypeptidase, translating into MTQKIAPLQVGDTVALISTARAFDAVSLQPAIALLHQWGLKCKVGRSIGARQHQFAGDDDFRAADLQMMLDDDNIKAIWFAKGGYGTVRILDKVDFSRFYRHPKWLIGYSDLTALFGHIAARRSRLPLLHATMPTSLANTDMAALDALKNTLFGEKMTYHLPPHPLQRGGVVSAAPLIGGNLSVLYSLLGSSSEASWKGKILFLEDIDEYLYHIDRMMCNLQRSRKLAQLAALVVGGFTDMNDNSVAFGKSAEAIIAEHCSSYQFPVAFGMAAGHQSNNFPLKLGALWQLHVMPTGATLKELY
- a CDS encoding T9SS type A sorting domain-containing protein, with product MSDMENTLTGILHQKNDTVKFVDNGVFFPLYIFNANEGDNWDYSFISYDYVTQQQVLVGKITVTVDSITIVPINGKNIRRQYVSSEWIYRNVEWLGTEENPFYDTYFWKWIDFPSGAYPSFTPLLIPRFADNPVFRYVHCYEDAEYNIQYEAFTNEGQWSYSPDIDCDATSVGLEEETYLTPFYNGNILLFEDLPTTDIEACIYTLDGKLIHKTTPDTPNNQLYIDTSYLHSGIYLIVVRQTKNGKILYKHIILK